From a region of the Actinomycetota bacterium genome:
- a CDS encoding ATP-binding protein: MTNDLLRVLVIEDNPGDARLVSEMLSEVDKLGFRVEIATRLSEGLAQLAEGGLDVVLLDLGLPDTQGLDSITRINREAPSVPVVVLTVSDEEALIRGAVGAGAQGFFVKGEPKPELLARTLWHAVERQRMLNALEQAYEAERISAERLRKLDQLKNDFISIVSHDLRSPLTTIAGFASTLFDNWESFSDQERRKFLKTIELNAMEMDNLIDELVDLARIESGNLSLDVAPFDLLDMIGRVVFEMATVAGRTYALDAPSDGCPPALGDEGRQRQIFRNLFSNALKFSSSDKPVEVSVVPRDAMIEVAVRDRGVGISEEAMPAIFQKFSPSRIPESGKRSGTGLGLYICKFFVEAQGGTIRVESRVGEGSTFIYTVPMAEAPTD, encoded by the coding sequence TTGACCAACGACTTACTTCGGGTTCTGGTGATCGAGGACAACCCCGGGGACGCGCGCCTGGTCTCGGAGATGCTGTCCGAGGTGGACAAGCTTGGGTTTCGCGTCGAGATCGCAACGCGGCTGAGTGAAGGTCTCGCTCAGTTGGCCGAAGGCGGGTTGGATGTCGTTCTGCTCGACCTGGGATTGCCCGACACCCAAGGTCTCGATTCAATCACCAGGATCAACAGAGAAGCCCCATCCGTGCCGGTGGTGGTCCTCACGGTCTCGGATGAAGAGGCGCTGATCCGCGGGGCAGTGGGGGCGGGGGCGCAGGGCTTCTTCGTCAAGGGCGAGCCCAAGCCCGAGTTGCTCGCCCGCACCTTGTGGCACGCCGTCGAGCGGCAACGCATGCTCAACGCACTTGAGCAAGCGTACGAGGCCGAGCGAATCTCCGCGGAGCGGTTGAGGAAACTCGATCAACTCAAGAATGATTTCATCAGCATCGTTTCCCACGATCTTCGCTCGCCCTTGACGACGATCGCCGGCTTCGCATCGACCCTCTTCGACAACTGGGAATCTTTCAGCGACCAGGAGCGGCGCAAGTTCCTGAAGACGATCGAACTCAACGCTATGGAGATGGACAACCTGATCGACGAACTCGTCGATTTGGCGCGGATCGAGTCGGGGAATCTGAGCCTGGATGTCGCGCCTTTCGATCTGTTGGACATGATCGGGCGGGTCGTCTTCGAGATGGCCACGGTGGCCGGCCGCACATACGCGCTCGATGCACCCTCCGACGGATGTCCACCGGCACTCGGGGACGAAGGGCGTCAGCGGCAGATCTTCAGGAATCTGTTTTCCAACGCGCTCAAGTTCTCGTCTTCGGACAAGCCTGTCGAGGTGTCGGTGGTTCCGCGCGACGCAATGATTGAGGTAGCCGTGCGCGATCGTGGCGTCGGCATCTCCGAAGAGGCGATGCCTGCGATCTTTCAGAAGTTCTCTCCCTCCCGAATCCCGGAGAGCGGGAAGAGATCAGGCACGGGACTCGGGTTGTACATCTGCAAGTTCTTCGTCGAGGCCCAGGGGGGCACGATCCGCGTCGAGAGCCGCGTCGGCGAAGGTTCGACGTTCATCTACACGGTCCCAATGGCTGAAGCCCCCACCGATTGA
- a CDS encoding ATP-binding protein, whose product MKTPPAEAWIPAVDGRVDASAYARAILNILEDFSDEKTRLNDTQRAVMNILEDFDLEKRKVAELEMFAYVASHDLQEPLRMITSYTQLLAKRYAGRLDADADDFIGFVVDGTKRMQALIRDLLEYSNVGSTELDLRAADCEQVLRGVLANLESLMAESGATLTHDPLPTVLADSSQLAQLLQNLVTNAVKFRGARAPVVHVGAEPVVGGWRLSVRDNGIGIDHAYAESVFEAFRRLNPRDYPGTGVGLAICKRIVERHGGRIWVESVVGEGSTFFVILSRVP is encoded by the coding sequence GTGAAGACGCCGCCCGCGGAGGCTTGGATACCGGCAGTAGACGGTCGGGTCGATGCTTCGGCCTACGCGAGGGCGATTCTCAACATCCTCGAGGACTTCAGCGACGAGAAGACGCGGCTCAACGATACGCAGCGCGCGGTCATGAACATCCTGGAGGACTTCGACCTCGAGAAGCGCAAAGTCGCGGAACTGGAGATGTTCGCTTATGTCGCCTCTCACGATCTCCAGGAGCCGCTGCGGATGATCACCAGCTACACGCAGCTCTTGGCCAAGCGGTACGCCGGGAGGCTCGACGCGGACGCCGACGATTTCATCGGCTTCGTCGTCGACGGAACCAAGAGGATGCAAGCGCTGATTCGGGACTTGCTCGAATACTCCAACGTTGGTTCGACGGAACTTGATCTGCGTGCCGCGGATTGCGAGCAGGTTCTCCGAGGCGTGCTTGCCAACCTCGAAAGCCTCATGGCGGAGTCCGGCGCGACCCTGACGCACGACCCTCTGCCGACGGTTCTCGCGGACTCGTCGCAATTGGCTCAACTTCTTCAGAACCTGGTGACGAATGCCGTCAAGTTCCGCGGCGCGCGCGCGCCCGTCGTCCACGTGGGAGCCGAGCCTGTGGTGGGCGGATGGCGCCTGTCTGTTCGCGACAACGGCATCGGGATCGATCACGCGTACGCCGAGAGCGTGTTCGAAGCCTTCCGGCGACTCAACCCGCGTGACTACCCGGGCACCGGCGTGGGGCTTGCGATCTGCAAGCGAATCGTGGAACGCCATGGGGGTCGAATCTGGGTGGAATCGGTGGTGGGCGAGGGTTCAACGTTCTTCGTCATCTTGAGCCGCGTCCCATGA
- a CDS encoding response regulator, with amino-acid sequence MIARSGEPVEILLVDDHPGDVRLTEEAFAECRVRTNLSVAVDGEEAMAFLRREGEFAEAPRPALIILDLNLPKKNGMRVLTEIRADPTLSEIPVIVLTTSTSEKDIAEAYQRHANCYITKPVDLDKFFEVVRLIESFWLMIVELPRR; translated from the coding sequence ATGATTGCGCGCTCCGGAGAGCCGGTGGAGATTCTCCTGGTCGACGACCACCCGGGTGACGTGCGCCTGACCGAGGAGGCTTTTGCGGAGTGCCGGGTGCGGACCAACCTCAGCGTGGCCGTCGATGGCGAAGAAGCGATGGCGTTCCTGCGGAGGGAGGGGGAGTTCGCCGAGGCGCCCCGCCCGGCGCTCATTATTCTTGACCTGAACCTCCCGAAGAAGAACGGCATGAGGGTTCTAACCGAGATTCGCGCTGATCCGACGTTGTCGGAGATCCCCGTCATCGTCCTGACGACCTCGACTTCCGAGAAGGACATTGCTGAGGCGTATCAACGCCACGCGAACTGCTACATCACGAAGCCGGTGGATCTGGACAAGTTCTTCGAGGTCGTCCGTCTCATCGAGAGTTTCTGGCTGATGATCGTAGAGTTACCCCGGAGGTGA